In Pleomorphomonas sp. T1.2MG-36, a single window of DNA contains:
- a CDS encoding ABC transporter permease has protein sequence MDALAHVVSFLPPLIAAMPLTLFLTVTGVVFGLLMGTLIAVAMVYGRRTSAWPAKAFTFAFRGTPLLVQLYLIYYGLGQVLPGTFIRHSFLWPYLRDGLWYAVFALSLNQAAYNAEVIRGAILAVPKGQIEAAVAVGMRPLTILRRVTLPQALRLCLPVLTSDVIILLKSTSLASTITIMEMMGTARMMQRQSLLIFEPLIAAGLLYFAVVVVLTRVMAEVERRMTLYRQPARPQQG, from the coding sequence ATGGACGCCCTCGCTCACGTCGTGTCGTTTCTGCCGCCGCTCATTGCGGCCATGCCGCTCACGCTGTTCCTGACGGTGACGGGCGTCGTCTTCGGCCTGCTGATGGGGACGCTCATCGCGGTGGCCATGGTCTATGGCAGGCGCACGTCCGCCTGGCCGGCCAAGGCATTCACCTTCGCCTTTCGTGGCACGCCGCTTCTGGTCCAGCTCTACCTGATCTATTACGGGCTCGGCCAGGTGCTGCCCGGCACCTTCATCCGCCATTCCTTCCTGTGGCCCTACTTGCGCGACGGACTCTGGTACGCGGTGTTCGCACTGTCGCTCAATCAGGCCGCCTATAATGCCGAGGTCATCCGGGGCGCCATCCTCGCCGTTCCCAAAGGGCAGATCGAGGCGGCGGTGGCAGTGGGCATGCGCCCGCTAACGATCCTCAGGCGCGTCACGCTGCCGCAGGCGCTGCGGCTCTGCCTGCCGGTCCTGACCTCCGACGTCATCATCCTCCTGAAGTCGACGTCGCTCGCCTCGACCATCACCATCATGGAAATGATGGGCACGGCGCGCATGATGCAGCGCCAATCGCTGCTGATCTTCGAACCGTTGATCGCCGCCGGACTTCTCTATTTCGCCGTGGTCGTGGTGCTGACGCGCGTCATGGCCGAGGTCGAGCGCCGCATGACGCTCTATCGCCAGCCGGCGCGACCGCAACAGGGCTGA